The proteins below come from a single Kitasatospora sp. NBC_00315 genomic window:
- the murG gene encoding undecaprenyldiphospho-muramoylpentapeptide beta-N-acetylglucosaminyltransferase — MHVVLAGGGTAGHIEPALALADALRRHDPTIGITLLGTERGLETRLVPERGYQLELIPAVPLPRKPTPELITVPGRLRGTVRAAQDIIERVKADAVVGFGGYVAMPAYLAAKRAGVPIVVHEANARPGLANKIGARYSDFVAVSTPDSKLRDSRYIGIPLRRTIATLDRNAARPEARQYFGLDQRLPTLLVSGGSQGARRLNETVQSIAPRLQQYGVQILHAVGPKNELPVIDDIPGMPPYRVLPYVDRMDLAYAAADLMLCRAGAMTVAELAAVGLPAAFVPLPIGNGEQRLNAQPMVKAGGGLLVDDAELTPDWVLNNVLPVLTDPQRLWDMSRAAAEFGRRDADDLLVGMVYEAIEAARGGRRRG, encoded by the coding sequence GTGCATGTCGTACTCGCCGGCGGGGGGACCGCCGGTCACATCGAACCGGCCCTCGCCCTCGCGGACGCCCTCCGCAGGCACGACCCGACCATCGGGATCACCCTCCTGGGCACCGAACGCGGCCTGGAGACCAGGCTGGTGCCCGAACGCGGCTACCAGCTGGAGCTGATCCCCGCGGTGCCGCTGCCCCGCAAGCCCACACCCGAGCTGATCACCGTCCCGGGCCGGCTCCGCGGGACGGTGAGGGCCGCCCAGGACATCATCGAGCGGGTCAAGGCGGACGCCGTGGTGGGCTTCGGCGGCTACGTCGCGATGCCGGCCTACCTGGCGGCCAAGCGGGCCGGTGTGCCGATCGTGGTGCACGAGGCGAACGCCCGCCCGGGCCTGGCCAACAAGATCGGCGCGCGGTACAGCGACTTCGTGGCGGTCTCCACGCCCGACAGCAAGCTGCGCGACTCGCGGTACATCGGGATCCCGCTGCGCCGCACCATCGCCACCCTGGACCGCAACGCGGCCCGCCCGGAGGCGCGCCAGTACTTCGGGCTCGACCAGCGGCTGCCCACCCTGCTGGTCTCCGGCGGCTCGCAGGGCGCCCGGCGCCTGAACGAGACGGTCCAGAGCATCGCGCCGCGCCTGCAGCAGTACGGCGTCCAGATCCTGCACGCCGTCGGTCCGAAGAACGAGCTGCCGGTGATCGACGACATCCCCGGGATGCCGCCGTACCGGGTGCTGCCGTACGTGGACCGGATGGACCTCGCGTACGCCGCCGCGGACCTGATGCTCTGCCGGGCCGGCGCGATGACCGTCGCCGAGCTCGCGGCCGTCGGCCTGCCGGCCGCGTTCGTCCCGCTGCCGATCGGCAACGGCGAGCAGCGGTTGAACGCCCAGCCGATGGTCAAGGCGGGCGGCGGTCTGCTGGTGGACGACGCCGAGCTGACCCCGGACTGGGTGCTGAACAACGTGCTGCCGGTGCTCACCGACCCGCAGCGACTCTGGGACATGAGCCGGGCGGCCGCCGAGTTCGGCCGCCGCGACGCGGACGACCTGCTGGTCGGCATGGTGTACGAGGCGATCGAGGCAGCCCGGGGCGGCCGCCGCCGTGGCTGA
- a CDS encoding cell division protein FtsQ/DivIB, which yields MADGSPGTGAYGDEEEAEEYAPRLRLSRRGFTVLGVLIAAVLGALSWLVFFSSVLDVRSVSVQGVRDDRLTADQVRQVLGNLGDGPLARVDLADARRRVESIPRVASAEVWRGWPHTLQVKVVQRKPVAAVKGDDGQFTQMDAGGVSFATEATAPAGVPVVELQLSQQANDAIGVITRQQLVQGAVAVAAGLPPAVAERAGAVTVHSYDDIRLQLGGGTTVRWGSPERTDRKAKVLTALLNRKATNYDVSVPEAPAVSG from the coding sequence GTGGCTGACGGCTCGCCCGGCACCGGGGCGTACGGGGACGAGGAGGAGGCCGAGGAGTACGCTCCCCGCCTGCGCCTCTCCCGGCGCGGTTTCACGGTGCTGGGCGTGCTGATCGCCGCTGTCCTGGGCGCGCTGTCCTGGCTGGTCTTCTTCTCCTCGGTGCTCGACGTGCGCAGCGTCTCGGTGCAGGGCGTGCGGGACGACCGGCTGACGGCCGACCAGGTCCGCCAGGTGCTGGGGAACCTGGGGGACGGGCCGCTCGCGCGGGTCGACCTCGCGGACGCCAGGCGCCGGGTGGAGTCGATCCCGCGGGTGGCCTCGGCCGAGGTCTGGCGCGGCTGGCCGCACACCCTCCAGGTCAAGGTGGTGCAGCGCAAGCCCGTCGCCGCCGTCAAGGGTGACGACGGGCAGTTCACCCAGATGGATGCGGGCGGGGTGAGTTTCGCCACCGAGGCGACCGCCCCCGCGGGTGTGCCGGTGGTCGAGCTGCAACTCAGTCAGCAGGCGAACGACGCGATCGGCGTGATCACCCGCCAACAGCTGGTCCAGGGGGCGGTGGCGGTGGCGGCGGGCCTGCCGCCGGCCGTCGCCGAGCGGGCCGGTGCGGTCACCGTGCACTCGTACGACGACATCCGGCTCCAGCTCGGCGGGGGCACGACGGTGCGCTGGGGGAGTCCGGAACGGACCGATCGGAAAGCCAAGGTGCTGACCGCGCTGCTGAATCGGAAGGCCACGAACTATGACGTGAGCGTGCCGGAGGCGCCGGCGGTGTCGGGATGA
- the ftsZ gene encoding cell division protein FtsZ yields MAAPQNYLAVIKVVGIGGGGVNAINRMIEVGLKGVEFIAINTDAQALLMSDADVKLDVGRELTRGLGAGANPEVGRKAAEDHREEIEEVLKGADMVFVTAGEGGGTGTGGAPVVANIARSLGALTIGVVTRPFTFEGRRRANQAEDGIAGLREEVDTLIVIPNDRLLSISDRQVSVLDAFRSADQVLLSGVQGITDLITTPGLINLDFADVKSVMSEAGSALMGIGSARGEDRAKAAAIMAISSPLLEASIDGARGVLLSISGGSDLGLFEINESAQLVSEAAHPEANIIFGAVIDDALGDEVRVTVIAAGFDGGQPPAIVRDPVVKSTPAASPAAPERPATRPSYGSIGSVTSRSEGESGSRHSDGPSTTTASPVPPQVQPARQPYVESPAEELDVPDFLK; encoded by the coding sequence GTGGCAGCACCGCAGAACTACCTCGCAGTCATCAAGGTCGTCGGCATCGGCGGCGGTGGTGTCAACGCCATCAACCGGATGATCGAGGTCGGTCTCAAGGGCGTCGAGTTCATCGCGATCAACACCGATGCGCAGGCCCTCCTGATGAGCGACGCCGACGTCAAGCTCGATGTGGGCCGTGAACTCACCCGGGGCCTCGGCGCCGGCGCGAACCCCGAGGTCGGCCGCAAGGCCGCAGAGGACCACCGCGAGGAGATCGAGGAGGTCCTCAAGGGGGCCGACATGGTCTTCGTGACCGCCGGCGAGGGCGGCGGCACCGGCACCGGCGGCGCGCCCGTCGTGGCCAACATCGCCCGCTCGCTCGGCGCCCTGACCATCGGCGTCGTGACCCGCCCCTTCACCTTCGAGGGCCGCCGTCGCGCCAACCAGGCCGAGGACGGTATCGCCGGCCTGCGCGAAGAGGTCGACACCCTCATCGTCATCCCCAACGACCGGCTGCTGTCCATCTCGGACCGCCAGGTCAGCGTGCTGGACGCGTTCCGCTCCGCCGACCAGGTGCTGCTCTCCGGCGTCCAGGGCATCACGGACCTGATCACCACCCCCGGCCTGATCAACCTCGACTTCGCCGACGTCAAGTCGGTCATGTCCGAGGCGGGCTCGGCGCTCATGGGCATCGGCTCCGCCCGCGGGGAGGACCGCGCCAAGGCGGCCGCCATCATGGCGATCTCCTCGCCGCTGCTGGAGGCCTCCATCGACGGCGCGCGCGGCGTCCTGCTCTCCATCTCCGGCGGCTCGGACCTCGGACTGTTCGAGATCAACGAGTCGGCCCAGCTGGTCAGCGAGGCCGCCCACCCCGAGGCCAACATCATCTTCGGCGCGGTCATCGACGACGCGCTCGGCGACGAGGTCCGGGTCACCGTCATCGCGGCCGGGTTCGACGGCGGCCAGCCGCCGGCGATCGTCCGCGACCCGGTGGTCAAGTCGACCCCGGCCGCCTCGCCCGCCGCCCCCGAGCGCCCGGCCACCCGGCCCTCGTACGGGAGCATCGGCTCGGTGACCTCGCGCTCGGAGGGCGAGTCCGGATCCCGGCACTCCGACGGCCCGTCCACCACGACCGCCTCGCCGGTTCCCCCGCAGGTGCAGCCGGCCCGGCAGCCCTACGTGGAGAGTCCCGCCGAGGAACTCGACGTGCCCGACTTCTTGAAGTGA
- the pgeF gene encoding peptidoglycan editing factor PgeF — MRQLDARNGAHFAFTDRWGGVSISPYGELNLGGAVGDDPLAVRENRRIAARSLGLDPADVVWMNQVHGADVAVVTERQPQGGAPTVDAIVTDRPLALAVLTADCTPVLLADPAAGVVGAAHAGRPGLAAGVVPAVVRAMVDLGARPERITAATGPAVCGRCYEVPAALRAEVAALVPAAHGETSWGTPALDIAAGVEEQLTGAGVTELVRSSVCTLESADHFSYRREQRTGRLASYVWLGSELS, encoded by the coding sequence GTGAGGCAGCTCGACGCGCGAAACGGTGCTCACTTCGCCTTCACCGACCGGTGGGGCGGGGTGAGCATTTCGCCGTACGGGGAGCTGAACCTCGGCGGCGCGGTGGGCGACGACCCGCTCGCCGTCCGGGAGAACCGGCGGATCGCGGCCCGTTCGCTGGGCCTGGATCCGGCGGACGTGGTCTGGATGAACCAGGTGCACGGCGCGGACGTGGCGGTGGTGACCGAGCGGCAGCCGCAGGGCGGCGCCCCGACGGTGGACGCGATCGTCACCGACCGGCCGCTGGCGCTGGCGGTGCTGACCGCCGACTGCACGCCCGTACTGCTGGCGGACCCGGCGGCCGGTGTGGTCGGCGCGGCCCATGCCGGGCGGCCCGGGCTGGCGGCGGGTGTCGTCCCGGCGGTGGTGCGGGCGATGGTCGATCTCGGCGCCCGGCCGGAGCGGATCACCGCGGCCACCGGCCCGGCGGTCTGCGGCCGGTGCTACGAGGTTCCGGCCGCACTGCGCGCCGAGGTGGCCGCCCTGGTGCCCGCCGCCCACGGCGAGACCTCCTGGGGGACGCCGGCCCTGGACATCGCGGCCGGGGTCGAGGAGCAGTTGACCGGTGCGGGAGTCACCGAGTTGGTGCGATCATCTGTCTGCACCCTGGAATCCGCCGATCACTTCTCCTATCGCCGCGAGCAGCGCACCGGCCGGCTCGCGAGCTACGTCTGGTTGGGCTCTGAACTCTCATGA
- a CDS encoding YggS family pyridoxal phosphate-dependent enzyme, whose product MTNDIYGPFPGGPAFLDALTDGQRARSEELGANLDAVERRIAAACDAAGRARGEVRLIVVTKTYPAEDSALLAGLGVTDVAENRDQDAAPKAELCANLPLEWHFVGQLQTNKVRSVVRYANRVHSVDRPRLVGSLSAAVLKAERAELGCLVQVALDKEAGEGEGRAGVAPADVEALADAIAAAPGLRLDGVMTVAPLAGPLAGDPARAFGRLAEISTVVRATHPAATMVSAGMSGDLEQAVAAGATHVRVGTAVLGVRSPLG is encoded by the coding sequence ATGACGAATGACATCTACGGTCCGTTCCCCGGCGGGCCCGCCTTCCTGGACGCCCTGACGGACGGTCAGCGGGCTCGCTCTGAGGAGCTCGGGGCCAACCTCGACGCGGTCGAGCGCCGGATCGCCGCGGCCTGCGACGCCGCCGGCCGGGCCCGGGGCGAGGTCCGGCTGATCGTCGTGACCAAGACCTACCCCGCCGAGGACAGCGCACTCCTGGCCGGACTCGGTGTCACGGACGTGGCGGAGAACCGCGACCAGGACGCGGCGCCCAAGGCCGAACTGTGCGCGAACCTTCCGCTGGAGTGGCACTTCGTCGGCCAGCTGCAGACCAACAAGGTCCGCTCGGTCGTCCGGTACGCGAACCGGGTGCACTCGGTGGACCGGCCGCGCCTGGTCGGCTCGCTGTCGGCGGCGGTGCTCAAGGCCGAGCGGGCCGAGCTGGGTTGCCTGGTCCAGGTCGCCCTGGACAAGGAGGCCGGCGAGGGCGAGGGCCGGGCGGGCGTCGCCCCGGCGGACGTCGAGGCGCTGGCCGACGCGATCGCCGCCGCGCCCGGGCTGCGCCTGGACGGTGTGATGACGGTCGCTCCGCTCGCCGGGCCGCTGGCCGGTGATCCGGCCCGGGCTTTCGGGCGGCTGGCGGAAATCTCAACCGTCGTACGGGCGACCCATCCTGCTGCCACCATGGTTTCCGCGGGAATGAGCGGCGACCTGGAGCAGGCCGTGGCCGCCGGAGCGACACATGTGCGCGTCGGAACGGCGGTACTCGGAGTGCGGTCACCCCTCGGGTAA
- a CDS encoding cell division protein SepF — MAGAMRKMAVYLGLVEDETYDGQGYDPDDDYDADPEPMRTGRTEDIPRPAAAQPAPVAQIAPQPVPAAVPIRQETPRMAPVSSITPERRQNLEKSAPVIMPKVVNEREPYRITTLHPRTYNEARTIGEQFRGGTPVIMNLTEMDDTDAKRLVDFAAGLVFGLHGSIERVTQKVFLLSPANVDVTAEDKARIAEGGFFNQS, encoded by the coding sequence ATGGCCGGCGCAATGCGCAAGATGGCGGTCTACCTCGGCCTCGTGGAGGACGAGACGTACGACGGTCAGGGGTACGACCCCGACGACGACTACGACGCGGACCCCGAGCCGATGCGCACCGGCCGGACCGAGGACATCCCCCGGCCCGCCGCCGCACAGCCCGCCCCGGTCGCCCAGATCGCCCCGCAGCCCGTTCCGGCCGCGGTCCCGATCCGTCAGGAGACCCCGAGGATGGCCCCAGTGTCGTCCATCACACCCGAACGCCGCCAAAACCTGGAGAAGAGCGCCCCGGTGATCATGCCCAAGGTCGTGAACGAACGAGAGCCCTACCGCATCACGACGCTGCACCCCAGGACCTACAACGAGGCCCGTACCATCGGGGAACAGTTCCGTGGCGGTACTCCTGTGATCATGAATTTGACCGAGATGGACGACACCGACGCGAAGCGCCTCGTAGACTTCGCCGCTGGACTCGTCTTCGGTCTGCACGGCAGTATCGAGCGCGTGACACAGAAGGTGTTCCTGCTGTCGCCTGCTAACGTCGATGTCACGGCGGAGGACAAGGCTCGTATCGCCGAGGGTGGGTTCTTCAACCAGAGCTGA
- a CDS encoding YggT family protein: MGIVGAVLGYALTVFLVFLLFRLVMDWVFQFARSWRPGKAMVLVLEATYTVTDPPLKLLRRFIPPLRLGGVALDLSFFVLMIIVYVLISLVQRLS; this comes from the coding sequence ATGGGGATCGTGGGGGCGGTGCTCGGTTACGCACTGACCGTCTTCCTGGTGTTCCTGCTCTTCCGGCTGGTCATGGACTGGGTCTTCCAGTTCGCGCGTTCGTGGCGGCCCGGCAAGGCCATGGTTCTGGTCCTGGAGGCCACGTACACTGTCACGGATCCGCCACTCAAGCTTCTTCGGCGGTTTATCCCGCCGTTGCGTCTCGGGGGCGTGGCGCTCGACCTGTCCTTCTTCGTACTGATGATCATTGTGTATGTCCTGATCTCGCTCGTGCAGCGCCTGTCGTAG
- a CDS encoding DivIVA domain-containing protein, translating into MPLTPEDVRNKQFTTVRLREGYDEDEVDAFLDEVEAELTKLLRENEDLRAKLAAATRAAAQNQANMRKEPPQDSRPGAPVPAAISGPPVPGQQQGPGQPMGGPMGQQQMGNQQQQMGNQPLGLPSGAPQLPSGQGGPMGQQQQQQQMGQPQQMGGQQQMGTMGGQQQLVQPMGGQMLQPMGGPMGQQHGQQMGQQHGQQQMGGQQLQPMGGPMGQQQQMGGPMGGPMQQQQPPGGDSAARVLALAQQTADQAISEARSEANKIVGEARSRAEGLERDARAKADALERDAQEKHRVAMGSLESARATLERKVEDLRAFEREYRTRLKSYLETQLRQLESQADDSLAPPRIPATASLPPAASSMAPAGASAMSSGQPSFGGGQQSFGGGPSFGGNSFGGGNQPSFGGAGQASGGSGAPQMAPAGMTQPMAAVRPQPPQPMQQAPAPMRGFLIDEDGDN; encoded by the coding sequence ATGCCATTGACCCCCGAGGACGTTCGGAACAAGCAGTTCACGACCGTCCGCCTGCGCGAAGGCTATGACGAGGACGAGGTCGATGCCTTCCTCGACGAGGTCGAAGCCGAGCTGACCAAGCTGCTCCGCGAGAACGAGGACCTGCGCGCCAAGCTGGCCGCCGCGACCCGTGCCGCCGCGCAGAACCAGGCCAACATGCGCAAGGAGCCGCCGCAGGACTCGCGTCCCGGCGCCCCCGTGCCGGCGGCCATATCCGGCCCGCCGGTGCCCGGCCAGCAGCAGGGCCCCGGTCAGCCGATGGGCGGCCCGATGGGCCAGCAGCAGATGGGCAACCAGCAGCAGCAGATGGGCAACCAGCCGCTGGGCCTGCCCTCCGGCGCTCCGCAGCTGCCCTCCGGCCAGGGCGGCCCGATGGGCCAGCAACAGCAGCAGCAGCAGATGGGCCAGCCGCAGCAGATGGGCGGCCAGCAGCAGATGGGCACCATGGGCGGCCAGCAGCAGCTGGTGCAGCCGATGGGCGGCCAGATGCTGCAGCCGATGGGCGGCCCGATGGGCCAGCAGCACGGCCAGCAGATGGGCCAGCAGCACGGTCAGCAGCAGATGGGCGGCCAGCAGCTCCAGCCGATGGGCGGCCCGATGGGCCAGCAGCAGCAGATGGGCGGCCCGATGGGCGGCCCGATGCAGCAGCAGCAGCCTCCCGGCGGCGACAGCGCGGCCCGTGTGCTCGCGCTCGCCCAGCAGACCGCCGACCAGGCGATCTCCGAGGCCCGCTCCGAAGCCAACAAGATCGTCGGCGAGGCCCGCAGCCGCGCCGAGGGTCTGGAGCGCGACGCCCGTGCCAAGGCCGACGCCCTGGAGCGGGACGCGCAGGAGAAGCACCGCGTCGCGATGGGCTCCCTGGAGTCCGCGCGGGCCACGCTGGAGCGCAAGGTCGAGGACCTGCGGGCGTTCGAGCGCGAGTACCGCACGCGTCTGAAGTCGTACCTGGAGACCCAGCTGCGCCAGCTGGAGTCGCAGGCGGACGACTCGCTCGCCCCGCCGCGCATCCCGGCCACCGCCTCGCTGCCCCCGGCAGCGTCGTCGATGGCTCCGGCCGGTGCCTCGGCGATGAGCAGCGGTCAGCCGAGCTTCGGTGGCGGCCAGCAGTCGTTCGGCGGCGGTCCCTCCTTCGGCGGGAACTCCTTCGGCGGCGGGAACCAGCCTTCCTTCGGCGGCGCCGGCCAGGCGTCCGGCGGATCGGGTGCGCCGCAGATGGCCCCGGCCGGGATGACCCAGCCGATGGCCGCCGTGCGGCCGCAGCCCCCGCAGCCGATGCAGCAGGCGCCGGCGCCGATGCGCGGCTTCCTGATCGACGAGGACGGCGACAACTAG
- the ileS gene encoding isoleucine--tRNA ligase: protein MNSYNPVPAQVDLPALEHRILSFWQDNKVFRQSLEQSEGRPEWVFYEGPPTANGMPGAHHIEARVFKDVFPRYRTMKGYHVARKAGWDCHGLPVELAVEKELGFSGKQDIERYGIAEFNEKCRESVTRHTDAFAELTTRMGYWVDLDEAYRTMDPSYVQSVWWSLKQIFDKGLLVQDHRVAPWCPRCGTGLSDHELAQGYETVVDPSVFVRFPLTSGPLAGGAALLVWTTTPWTLVSNTAAAVHPDVTYVVATDGAERLVVAEPLLAKALGEGWEPTGERFTGAEMERWAYTRPFDLVEIENAHYVLNAEYVTTEDGTGIVHQSPAFGADDLATCRRYGLPVVNPVLADGTFSPEVPLVGGVFFKKADEALVKDLQERGLLFRHLPYEHSYPHCWRCHTALLYYAQPSWYIRTTAVKDALIRENEATNWFPENVKHGRFGDWLNNNIDWALSRNRYWGTPLPIWRCEENHLTCVGSLAELSELTGTDRSGLDPHRPYIDDVTFDCRECGGTSTRVPEVIDAWYDSGSMPFAQYGYPYQNKELFESRYPAQFISEAIDQTRGWFYTLMAVGTLVFDRNAYENVVCLGHILAEDGRKMSKHLGNILQPIPLMDQHGADAVRWFMAAGGSPWSARRVGHGTIQEVVRKTLLTYWNTVAFQALYARTAGWAPSAADPAPQARPQLDRWVLSELHTLVREVDASLEAYDTQRAGKLLSGFVDDLSNWYVRRGRRRFWQGDAAALATLHEALETVTRLMAPLTPFITEQVWQDLVVPVEVGAPASVHLASWPVADESLIDTELSRHMALVRRLVELGRATRAESGVKTRQPLSRALIAAQGWEELPADLRAQIAEELNVSALESLAGVGASLVDTTAKANFRALGKRFGKGVQDVAKAVAAADAAVLAADLRGTGSASVELNGESVALSPDEVIITETPREGWAVANEAGATVALDLHITPELRRLGIARDAIRQIQEARKNSGLDVADRIVLRWRSTDPATAEAIAEHGALVAEEVLAVDFADGAADWQSEAFQDEALGLVFQLRKA from the coding sequence ATGAACAGCTACAACCCCGTACCCGCCCAGGTCGACCTGCCGGCCCTGGAGCACCGGATCCTGAGCTTCTGGCAGGACAACAAGGTCTTCCGGCAGAGCCTGGAGCAGTCCGAGGGCCGCCCGGAGTGGGTCTTCTACGAGGGCCCGCCGACCGCCAACGGCATGCCCGGCGCGCACCACATCGAGGCCCGCGTCTTCAAGGACGTCTTCCCCCGCTACCGGACGATGAAGGGCTACCACGTCGCCCGCAAGGCCGGCTGGGACTGCCACGGCCTCCCGGTCGAGCTCGCCGTCGAGAAGGAGCTGGGCTTCTCCGGCAAGCAGGACATCGAGCGCTACGGCATCGCCGAGTTCAACGAGAAGTGCCGCGAGTCCGTGACCCGGCACACCGACGCCTTCGCCGAGCTCACCACCCGGATGGGCTACTGGGTCGACCTCGACGAGGCGTACCGCACGATGGACCCGTCCTACGTGCAGTCCGTCTGGTGGTCGCTCAAGCAGATCTTCGACAAGGGCCTGCTGGTCCAGGACCACCGCGTCGCCCCCTGGTGCCCGCGCTGCGGCACCGGCCTGTCCGACCACGAGCTGGCGCAGGGCTACGAGACGGTCGTCGACCCCTCGGTCTTCGTCCGCTTCCCGCTGACCTCGGGCCCGCTGGCCGGCGGGGCCGCGCTGCTGGTCTGGACGACCACGCCCTGGACGCTGGTCTCCAACACCGCGGCGGCCGTCCACCCGGACGTCACCTACGTGGTCGCCACCGACGGCGCCGAGCGGCTCGTGGTCGCCGAGCCGCTGCTGGCCAAGGCGCTGGGCGAGGGCTGGGAGCCCACCGGCGAGCGGTTCACCGGCGCCGAGATGGAGCGCTGGGCGTACACCCGCCCCTTCGACCTGGTCGAGATCGAGAACGCGCACTACGTCCTCAACGCCGAGTACGTCACCACCGAGGACGGCACCGGCATCGTCCACCAGTCCCCCGCCTTCGGCGCGGACGACCTCGCGACCTGCCGCAGGTACGGCCTGCCGGTGGTCAACCCCGTCCTCGCGGACGGCACCTTCTCCCCCGAGGTGCCGCTGGTCGGCGGCGTCTTCTTCAAGAAGGCTGACGAGGCGCTGGTCAAGGACCTCCAGGAGCGCGGCCTGCTCTTCCGCCACCTCCCCTACGAGCACAGCTACCCGCACTGCTGGCGCTGCCACACCGCGCTGCTGTACTACGCGCAGCCGTCCTGGTACATCCGGACCACCGCCGTCAAGGACGCGCTGATCCGGGAGAACGAGGCGACCAACTGGTTCCCGGAGAACGTCAAGCACGGCCGCTTCGGCGACTGGCTGAACAACAACATCGACTGGGCCCTCTCGCGCAACCGCTACTGGGGCACCCCGCTGCCGATCTGGCGCTGCGAGGAGAACCACCTCACCTGCGTCGGCTCGCTGGCCGAGCTCTCCGAGCTGACCGGCACCGACCGGAGCGGGCTGGACCCGCACCGCCCCTACATCGACGACGTCACCTTCGACTGCCGCGAGTGCGGCGGCACCTCCACCCGGGTGCCCGAGGTGATCGACGCCTGGTACGACTCGGGCTCGATGCCGTTCGCGCAGTACGGCTACCCGTACCAGAACAAGGAGCTGTTCGAGAGCCGGTACCCGGCGCAGTTCATCTCCGAGGCGATCGACCAGACCCGCGGCTGGTTCTACACGCTGATGGCGGTCGGCACCCTCGTCTTCGACCGCAACGCGTACGAGAACGTCGTCTGCCTGGGCCACATCCTGGCCGAGGACGGCCGCAAGATGTCCAAGCACCTGGGCAACATCCTGCAGCCCATCCCGCTGATGGACCAGCACGGCGCCGACGCGGTGCGCTGGTTCATGGCGGCCGGCGGTTCGCCCTGGTCGGCCCGCCGGGTGGGCCACGGGACCATCCAGGAGGTGGTCCGCAAGACCCTCCTCACGTACTGGAACACCGTCGCCTTCCAGGCGCTGTACGCCCGCACCGCCGGCTGGGCGCCGTCCGCCGCCGACCCGGCCCCGCAGGCGCGGCCGCAGCTGGACCGCTGGGTGCTCTCCGAACTGCACACCCTGGTCCGCGAGGTGGACGCCTCGCTGGAGGCGTACGACACCCAGCGGGCCGGCAAGCTGCTCTCCGGCTTCGTCGACGACCTCTCCAACTGGTACGTGCGCCGGGGCCGCCGCCGCTTCTGGCAGGGCGACGCCGCGGCGCTCGCCACGCTCCACGAGGCGCTGGAGACGGTCACCCGGCTGATGGCCCCGCTGACCCCGTTCATCACCGAGCAGGTCTGGCAGGACCTGGTCGTCCCGGTGGAGGTCGGCGCCCCCGCCTCGGTCCACCTGGCCTCCTGGCCGGTGGCGGACGAGAGCCTGATCGACACCGAGCTGTCCCGGCACATGGCGCTGGTGCGCCGGCTGGTCGAGCTGGGCCGCGCCACCCGCGCGGAGTCCGGCGTGAAGACCCGCCAGCCGCTCTCCCGCGCGCTGATCGCGGCCCAGGGCTGGGAGGAGCTGCCGGCCGATCTGCGGGCGCAGATCGCCGAGGAGCTGAACGTCTCCGCGCTGGAGTCGCTGGCCGGGGTCGGCGCCTCGCTGGTCGACACCACCGCGAAGGCCAACTTCCGGGCGCTCGGCAAGCGCTTCGGCAAGGGTGTCCAGGACGTCGCCAAGGCGGTCGCCGCCGCCGACGCGGCCGTGCTCGCCGCCGACCTGCGCGGCACCGGCAGCGCGAGCGTCGAACTGAACGGCGAGAGCGTGGCCCTCTCCCCCGACGAGGTGATCATCACCGAGACGCCGCGCGAGGGCTGGGCGGTGGCCAACGAGGCCGGCGCCACCGTCGCGCTCGACCTCCACATCACCCCGGAGCTCAGGCGCCTGGGTATCGCGCGGGACGCGATCCGCCAGATCCAGGAGGCCCGTAAGAACTCCGGCCTGGACGTCGCCGACCGGATCGTGCTGCGCTGGCGGTCGACCGACCCGGCGACCGCGGAGGCGATCGCCGAGCACGGCGCCCTGGTCGCCGAGGAGGTGCTGGCCGTCGACTTCGCCGACGGCGCCGCCGACTGGCAGTCCGAGGCGTTCCAGGACGAGGCCCTCGGCCTGGTGTTCCAGCTGCGCAAGGCCTGA
- a CDS encoding TraR/DksA family transcriptional regulator, whose amino-acid sequence MAEKATGAGTATKRARKAVAGDPGEGTVTTTARRTTSTGAGRVAAPGRTRTPAATGARASGGGAESVDPAELPVRPGEDPWTSREVADLHAELISEMERLQAEIDASEAAITGLMRDSNDGAGDDQVDAGTKNISRESELALANNARDSLAQTERALLRLEGVGFGVCESCGQAIGKARMQAFPRATLCVQCKAKQERR is encoded by the coding sequence ATGGCTGAGAAGGCAACCGGCGCGGGCACCGCCACCAAGCGGGCCCGCAAGGCCGTGGCAGGCGACCCAGGGGAGGGGACCGTGACCACTACCGCACGGCGCACGACCAGCACCGGAGCCGGACGCGTGGCAGCGCCCGGCCGTACCCGCACACCCGCTGCCACCGGCGCCCGAGCGAGCGGCGGCGGCGCGGAGTCGGTGGATCCGGCGGAGCTGCCGGTACGCCCCGGCGAGGACCCGTGGACCTCACGGGAGGTGGCCGACCTGCACGCCGAGCTGATCAGCGAGATGGAGCGGCTGCAGGCCGAGATCGACGCCTCCGAGGCCGCGATCACCGGCCTGATGCGCGACTCCAACGACGGGGCCGGCGACGACCAGGTCGACGCGGGGACGAAGAACATCTCGCGGGAGAGCGAGCTCGCGCTCGCCAACAACGCCCGCGACAGCCTCGCCCAGACCGAGCGAGCCCTGCTCCGCCTGGAGGGTGTCGGTTTCGGCGTCTGCGAGTCCTGCGGCCAGGCGATCGGGAAGGCCAGGATGCAGGCGTTCCCGCGGGCCACACTCTGCGTCCAGTGCAAGGCGAAGCAGGAACGGCGGTAA